One part of the Streptomyces nigra genome encodes these proteins:
- the ahcY gene encoding adenosylhomocysteinase — translation MTTVDNRQDFKVADLSLAEFGRKEITLAEHEMPGLMAIRKEYAEAQPLAGARITGSLHMTVQTAVLIETLAALGAQVRWASCNIFSTQDHAAAAIAVGPNGTPDNPQGIPVFAWKGETLEEYWWCTEQALTWPDSPTGGPNMILDDGGDATLLVHKGVEYEKDGKVPDVDTAESDEHRVILELLHRTITDGSQKWTQLASEIRGVTEETTTGVHRLYEMQRDGALLFPAINVNDAVTKSKFDNKYGCRHSLIDGINRATDVLIGGKTAVVCGYGDVGKGCAESLRGQGARVIVTEIDPICALQAAMDGYQVTTLDEVIDKADIFITTTGNKDIIMASDMAKMKHQAIVGNIGHFDNEIDMAGLAKVPGIVKDEVKPQVHTWTFPDGKVIIVLSEGRLLNLGNATGHPSFVMSNSFADQTLAQIELFTKPDEYPTGVYTLPKHLDEKVARLHLDALGVKLTKLRPEQAAYIGVEVEGPFKPDHYRY, via the coding sequence ATGACGACTGTCGACAACCGACAGGACTTCAAGGTCGCCGACCTCTCCCTGGCCGAGTTCGGCCGCAAGGAGATCACCCTCGCCGAGCACGAGATGCCCGGCCTGATGGCGATCCGCAAGGAGTACGCCGAGGCGCAGCCGCTGGCCGGCGCCCGCATCACCGGCTCGCTGCACATGACCGTGCAGACCGCCGTCCTCATCGAGACGCTGGCCGCGCTCGGCGCCCAGGTCCGCTGGGCCTCCTGCAACATCTTCTCCACCCAGGACCACGCCGCCGCCGCGATCGCCGTCGGCCCGAACGGCACGCCCGACAACCCGCAGGGCATCCCGGTCTTCGCCTGGAAGGGCGAGACGCTGGAGGAGTACTGGTGGTGCACCGAGCAGGCGCTGACCTGGCCGGACAGCCCCACCGGCGGCCCGAACATGATCCTCGACGACGGCGGTGACGCCACCCTCCTCGTCCACAAGGGCGTCGAGTACGAGAAGGACGGCAAGGTCCCGGACGTCGACACCGCCGAGTCCGACGAGCACCGCGTCATCCTCGAGCTCCTGCACCGCACCATCACGGACGGCTCGCAGAAGTGGACCCAGCTGGCCTCCGAGATCCGCGGCGTGACCGAGGAGACCACGACCGGCGTCCACCGCCTGTACGAGATGCAGCGCGACGGCGCCCTCCTGTTCCCGGCGATCAACGTCAACGACGCGGTCACCAAGTCGAAGTTCGACAACAAGTACGGCTGCCGCCACTCCCTCATCGACGGCATCAACCGCGCCACCGACGTCCTCATCGGCGGCAAGACCGCCGTCGTCTGCGGCTACGGCGACGTCGGCAAGGGCTGCGCGGAGTCCCTGCGCGGCCAGGGCGCCCGGGTGATCGTCACCGAGATCGACCCGATCTGCGCCCTGCAGGCGGCGATGGACGGCTACCAGGTCACGACCCTCGACGAGGTCATCGACAAGGCCGACATCTTCATCACCACGACCGGCAACAAGGACATCATCATGGCCTCGGACATGGCCAAGATGAAGCACCAGGCGATCGTCGGCAACATCGGCCACTTCGACAACGAGATCGACATGGCCGGCCTCGCCAAGGTCCCCGGCATCGTCAAGGACGAGGTCAAGCCGCAGGTCCACACCTGGACCTTCCCGGACGGCAAGGTGATCATCGTGCTGTCCGAGGGCCGCCTGCTGAACCTGGGCAACGCCACCGGTCACCCGTCCTTCGTGATGTCCAACTCGTTCGCGGACCAGACCCTGGCCCAGATCGAGCTGTTCACCAAGCCCGACGAGTACCCGACCGGCGTCTACACGCTGCCCAAGCACCTGGACGAGAAGGTCGCCCGTCTCCACCTGGACGCGCTCGGCGTGAAGCTCACCAAGCTCCGCCCCGAGCAGGCCGCCTACATCGGCGTCGAGGTCGAGGGCCCCTTCAAGCCGGACCACTACCGCTACTGA
- a CDS encoding fructose-specific PTS transporter subunit EIIC, with protein sequence MTSPAGPPPTGGGDEQRRVRLLAVTACPTGIAHTYMAAEKLSQAAESRGIDMKVETQGSIGAENVLDDNDVRQADGVIVAADKDVDLSRFAGKRVLTVGVAEGIRHPERLIERVLSAPVHTGGGAPTAPASGGGKERSAGYRALMNGVSYMIPFVVVGGLLIAISLSLGGHTDPSGGLVIPKDSFWMDVNNIGVIGFTLMVPILSGYIAYAIGDRPALVPGMIGGWIANTGELYDSKAGAGFIGAIVTGFLAGYLVLWIKKVEVPKFVQPIMPIIVIPIVATTALGLFFIYVIGRPISWVFEHLTDWLGGMTGTSAVLLGAILGLMIAFDMGGPVNKTAFLFGAGLIATGNQTVMGMCATAIPVMPLGQGLATLLRRRLYSEQERETGFAALFMGCFGISEGAIPFAAARPAQVIPANMLGGAVAGAIAGVAGVEDAVPHGGPIVAVLGAVSGVPMFFVAVVIGSVVTALTTVALVDVSRRRGAPALAGAGAAVSEPVPVGAGVGGAMESAKSVAGVGSSGEAGEAGEVLSGHLTERTVRVRLEAVDKEAAIREMAGLLARGGRVVDADELVAAALRREEQGTTGLGEEIAIPHAKTDAVSAPVVGFARSDEGVEWDSPDGTKARLVFMIAVPEAAAGDEHLRILSLLSRRLMDAGFRERLLAAPDEAAVVEVLREVG encoded by the coding sequence GTGACCAGTCCAGCCGGCCCTCCCCCCACGGGCGGCGGTGACGAGCAGCGGCGTGTGAGGTTGCTCGCGGTGACCGCCTGCCCGACCGGCATCGCGCACACGTATATGGCGGCCGAGAAGCTCTCCCAGGCCGCCGAGAGCCGCGGCATCGACATGAAGGTGGAGACGCAGGGCTCCATCGGGGCGGAGAACGTCCTCGACGACAACGATGTCAGGCAGGCGGACGGGGTGATCGTCGCCGCCGACAAGGACGTGGACCTGAGCCGTTTCGCCGGCAAGCGGGTCCTGACCGTGGGGGTGGCGGAGGGCATCCGGCACCCCGAGCGGCTGATCGAGCGGGTGCTGTCGGCACCCGTGCACACGGGCGGAGGCGCCCCCACCGCCCCCGCGTCCGGCGGCGGCAAGGAGCGGAGCGCCGGGTACAGGGCGCTGATGAACGGGGTCAGCTACATGATCCCGTTCGTCGTGGTCGGCGGGCTGCTGATCGCGATATCGCTGTCGCTGGGCGGGCACACGGACCCGTCGGGCGGCCTGGTCATCCCGAAGGACTCCTTCTGGATGGACGTGAACAACATCGGCGTCATCGGCTTCACACTGATGGTGCCGATCCTGTCCGGCTATATCGCCTATGCCATCGGCGACCGGCCCGCGCTCGTGCCGGGCATGATCGGCGGCTGGATCGCGAACACCGGGGAGCTGTACGACTCCAAGGCGGGGGCCGGGTTCATCGGGGCCATCGTGACCGGGTTCCTCGCCGGGTATCTGGTGCTGTGGATCAAGAAGGTCGAGGTCCCGAAGTTCGTGCAGCCGATCATGCCGATCATCGTGATCCCGATCGTGGCGACCACGGCGCTCGGGCTGTTCTTCATCTACGTCATCGGCCGGCCGATCTCCTGGGTGTTCGAGCACCTGACCGACTGGCTGGGCGGGATGACGGGGACCAGCGCGGTCCTGCTCGGCGCGATCCTGGGCCTGATGATCGCGTTCGACATGGGCGGGCCGGTCAACAAGACGGCGTTCCTGTTCGGCGCCGGGCTCATCGCGACCGGCAACCAGACGGTCATGGGCATGTGCGCGACCGCGATCCCGGTCATGCCGCTGGGCCAGGGCCTGGCGACGCTGCTGCGCAGGCGGCTGTACTCCGAGCAGGAGCGGGAGACGGGGTTCGCCGCGCTGTTCATGGGGTGCTTCGGCATCTCCGAGGGCGCGATCCCGTTCGCGGCGGCCCGACCGGCGCAGGTCATCCCGGCCAACATGCTGGGCGGCGCGGTCGCCGGTGCGATCGCCGGGGTCGCCGGTGTCGAGGACGCGGTGCCGCACGGCGGGCCGATCGTGGCCGTGCTGGGCGCGGTGAGCGGGGTGCCGATGTTCTTCGTGGCCGTGGTGATCGGTTCGGTCGTGACCGCGCTGACGACGGTCGCCCTCGTCGACGTGAGCCGGCGGCGCGGTGCGCCGGCCCTCGCCGGGGCGGGTGCGGCCGTGTCGGAGCCCGTGCCGGTCGGAGCGGGGGTCGGTGGGGCCATGGAATCGGCGAAGTCGGTGGCCGGCGTCGGGTCGTCCGGGGAGGCCGGGGAGGCCGGGGAGGTGCTGTCCGGGCATCTGACCGAGCGGACCGTGCGGGTGCGGCTGGAAGCCGTGGACAAGGAGGCCGCGATCCGGGAGATGGCCGGCCTGCTGGCGCGCGGCGGCCGGGTCGTGGACGCGGACGAGCTGGTGGCGGCTGCGCTGCGGCGGGAGGAGCAGGGCACGACCGGGCTCGGGGAGGAGATCGCGATCCCGCACGCCAAGACGGACGCGGTGAGCGCGCCGGTCGTCGGGTTCGCGCGGTCCGACGAGGGCGTCGAGTGGGACTCCCCGGACGGGACGAAGGCCCGGCTGGTGTTCATGATCGCCGTACCGGAGGCGGCCGCCGGGGACGAGCATCTGCGGATCCTGTCACTGCTGTCGCGCAGGCTGATGGACGCGGGGTTCCGGGAGCGGCTGCTGGCCGCGCCGGACGAGGCGGCCGTCGTGGAGGTGCTGCGCGAGGTCGGTTAG
- a CDS encoding SIS domain-containing protein: MLDESLLDAPEALAEADRRALLRGAAEAGARVRTAARHATEAGVHDLKPDGRPRAILIAGPGAAAICVADLLGTLAGATSPVTRLAPTGVAPAGGALRWELPGWAGSVDLLLIATPDGTEPGLSLLAEQAYRRGCTVVAVGPAGSPLTEAVHNNHGLFVPMATAPYDEDIPLAASAPGVLWALLTPLLALLDRTGVLAAPPDAVQKVADRLDHIAERCGPAVATYSNPAKTLAAELADALPLVWTEGVSAGPAGRRFAAALAELSGHPSLVAELPEALSAHSALLAGRLAASADPEDFFRDRVEEPAALHARVVLLRDRPIGGLTAAPAARDLALSHDTPISELEPEPGGELETLAELIAVTDFAAVYLALASRA; the protein is encoded by the coding sequence ATGCTCGACGAATCGCTGCTCGACGCGCCGGAAGCGCTCGCGGAGGCCGACCGCCGTGCCCTGCTCCGCGGCGCGGCGGAAGCAGGCGCCCGCGTCCGCACCGCGGCCCGGCACGCCACCGAGGCAGGCGTCCACGACCTCAAGCCCGACGGCCGCCCCCGCGCCATCCTGATCGCCGGACCCGGCGCCGCCGCCATCTGTGTCGCCGACCTCCTCGGCACCCTCGCCGGCGCCACCAGCCCCGTCACCCGGCTCGCGCCGACCGGCGTCGCACCGGCCGGCGGCGCCCTGCGCTGGGAGCTGCCCGGCTGGGCCGGCTCCGTGGACCTGCTGCTGATCGCCACCCCCGACGGCACCGAGCCCGGCCTGTCGCTCCTCGCCGAGCAGGCCTACCGGCGCGGCTGCACCGTCGTCGCCGTCGGCCCGGCCGGCTCCCCGCTCACCGAGGCCGTGCACAACAACCACGGCCTGTTCGTCCCGATGGCGACCGCCCCCTACGACGAGGACATCCCGCTCGCCGCCTCCGCGCCCGGCGTGCTGTGGGCGCTGCTCACCCCCCTGCTCGCGCTCCTCGACCGGACCGGCGTCCTCGCGGCCCCGCCGGACGCCGTGCAGAAGGTCGCCGACCGCCTCGACCACATCGCCGAGCGCTGCGGCCCGGCCGTCGCGACCTACAGCAACCCGGCCAAGACGCTCGCCGCCGAACTCGCCGACGCGTTGCCGCTGGTCTGGACGGAGGGCGTGTCCGCGGGCCCGGCCGGCCGCCGGTTCGCCGCCGCGCTCGCCGAACTCTCCGGCCACCCCTCGCTCGTCGCCGAACTGCCCGAGGCCCTCTCCGCGCACAGCGCCCTGCTCGCCGGCCGGCTCGCGGCCAGCGCCGACCCCGAGGACTTCTTCCGCGACCGCGTCGAGGAGCCGGCCGCCCTGCACGCGCGCGTGGTGCTGCTGCGCGACCGGCCCATCGGCGGCCTCACCGCCGCGCCCGCCGCCCGCGACCTGGCCCTCAGCCACGACACGCCGATCAGCGAGCTGGAGCCCGAACCGGGCGGCGAGCTGGAGACCCTCGCGGAACTGATCGCGGTCACGGACTTCGCCGCCGTCTATCTGGCGCTCGCCTCCCGCGCCTGA
- the manA gene encoding mannose-6-phosphate isomerase, class I, producing the protein MDRLDNTVRPYAWGSTTAIPRLLDVEPTGEPQAEMWMGAHPGAPSRTARGTLAEVIEADPERELGAATVAKFGPRLPFLLKLLAAGAPLSLQVHPDLTQARQGYEDEERRGIPVDAGHRNYKDANHKPELICALTEFDGLCGFRDPVQAAGLLDALGVDSLKPYVDLLHARPEEAALREVLTAILTADRDAMAHTVAEAAAACTRLGGEHAPYAGIAHHYPGDPGVIAAMLLNHVRLQPGEALFLGAGIPHAYLSGLGVEIMANSDNVLRCGLTPKHVDVPELLRIVRFEAGDPGVLRPEAAPDGEEVYETPIDEFRLSRYVLPEGTTAHDLTRATPQILLCTSGSVRAGEHDLTPGRSVFVPAGDKAEVSGAGTVFRATVVV; encoded by the coding sequence ATGGACCGCCTCGACAACACCGTCCGCCCCTACGCCTGGGGTTCCACCACCGCCATCCCGCGGCTCCTCGACGTCGAGCCGACCGGCGAACCGCAGGCGGAGATGTGGATGGGCGCCCACCCCGGCGCCCCCTCGCGCACGGCCCGCGGCACACTCGCCGAGGTGATCGAGGCCGACCCCGAGCGGGAGCTCGGCGCGGCCACCGTCGCCAAGTTCGGCCCCCGCCTGCCCTTCCTGCTCAAGCTCCTCGCCGCCGGCGCCCCGCTCTCCCTCCAGGTCCACCCCGACCTCACCCAGGCCCGGCAGGGCTACGAGGACGAGGAGCGCCGCGGCATCCCCGTCGACGCCGGCCACCGCAACTACAAGGACGCCAACCACAAGCCCGAACTCATCTGCGCGCTCACCGAGTTCGACGGCCTGTGCGGTTTCCGCGACCCCGTTCAGGCCGCCGGTCTGCTCGACGCCCTCGGCGTCGACTCCCTGAAGCCGTACGTCGACCTGCTGCACGCCCGCCCCGAGGAGGCGGCCCTGCGCGAGGTGCTCACGGCGATCCTCACCGCCGACCGCGACGCCATGGCCCACACCGTCGCCGAGGCCGCGGCCGCCTGCACCCGCCTCGGCGGCGAACACGCCCCGTACGCCGGCATCGCCCACCACTACCCCGGCGACCCCGGCGTCATCGCCGCCATGCTCCTCAACCACGTCCGGCTCCAGCCCGGCGAGGCCCTGTTCCTCGGCGCCGGCATCCCGCACGCCTACCTCTCCGGCCTCGGCGTCGAGATCATGGCCAATTCCGACAACGTCCTGCGCTGCGGCCTCACCCCCAAGCACGTCGACGTCCCCGAACTCCTGCGCATCGTCCGCTTCGAGGCGGGCGACCCCGGCGTGCTGCGCCCGGAGGCCGCACCCGACGGCGAGGAGGTCTACGAGACCCCGATCGACGAGTTCCGGCTGTCCCGGTACGTCCTTCCGGAGGGCACCACCGCCCACGACCTCACCCGCGCGACCCCGCAGATCCTGCTCTGCACATCGGGTTCCGTCCGCGCCGGGGAACACGACCTGACGCCGGGCCGGTCGGTCTTCGTACCGGCGGGCGACAAGGCCGAAGTGTCCGGTGCCGGCACGGTGTTCCGGGCCACGGTCGTCGTCTGA
- a CDS encoding RDD family protein, protein MSELVTGEAVALELRPAKLPSRALAVLLDLAVAVVAYIVVTIAVVAATASLDEAAQAALSVALFVLLLVGGPIAVETLSHGRSLGKLACGLRVVRDDGGPIRFRHALVRGLIGVIEILLTLGVVAVIASLVSARGRRLGDVFAGTLVVRERVPEGRTGFVPPPPPWLAGRFSALDLSAVPDGLWLEIRQYLTRMRSLDPQVGWGMAQRLAAELAARTGAPVPPGVPPAPYLAAVLHERQTREARRAFAAAPPAGDRPSTAPGAMPAPMPQGAAPYRPEPSEPYRPEAYHPEPQDPPPVEDRSGSRPSTGFVPPA, encoded by the coding sequence GTGAGTGAGCTCGTGACGGGCGAGGCGGTGGCGCTGGAGCTGCGTCCCGCGAAGCTGCCCAGCAGGGCCCTGGCCGTGCTGCTCGATCTGGCGGTGGCGGTGGTGGCGTACATCGTCGTGACGATCGCCGTGGTGGCGGCGACGGCGTCTCTGGACGAGGCGGCGCAGGCCGCTCTGTCGGTGGCATTGTTCGTGTTGCTGCTGGTCGGCGGGCCGATCGCGGTCGAGACGCTCAGTCATGGGCGTTCGCTGGGGAAGCTGGCCTGCGGGTTGCGGGTGGTGCGGGACGACGGGGGGCCGATCCGGTTCCGGCACGCCCTGGTGCGGGGGCTCATCGGGGTGATCGAGATCCTGCTGACGCTGGGCGTGGTCGCCGTCATCGCCTCGCTCGTCTCCGCGCGCGGGCGACGGCTCGGTGATGTGTTCGCCGGGACGCTCGTCGTACGGGAGCGGGTGCCGGAGGGGCGGACGGGGTTCGTGCCGCCTCCGCCGCCGTGGCTGGCGGGGCGGTTCTCGGCGCTGGATCTGTCGGCGGTGCCGGACGGGCTGTGGCTGGAAATCCGGCAGTACCTCACGCGGATGCGGTCGTTGGATCCGCAGGTGGGCTGGGGCATGGCGCAGCGGCTCGCGGCGGAGCTGGCGGCCCGGACGGGTGCGCCGGTGCCGCCGGGGGTCCCGCCCGCGCCGTATCTCGCGGCGGTCCTGCACGAGCGGCAGACGCGGGAGGCTCGCCGTGCCTTCGCCGCGGCGCCTCCGGCCGGCGACCGTCCGAGCACCGCTCCCGGCGCGATGCCCGCGCCCATGCCCCAGGGGGCCGCGCCCTATCGCCCCGAGCCCTCGGAGCCGTACCGCCCGGAGGCCTATCACCCGGAGCCGCAGGACCCGCCGCCCGTCGAGGATCGGTCCGGCTCGCGGCCGTCCACCGGCTTCGTGCCGCCCGCCTAG
- a CDS encoding stage II sporulation protein M translates to MDLDVFVTAHRAEWDRLDTLLGRQRRLTGAEADELVVLYQRAATHLSLIQSSAPDPQLTGRLSQLVARARSAVTGTRRASWRDVTRFFAHSFPAAVYRSRHWWMPTALLSTLVAALLGWWIGTHPEVQATIAAPSELRELTRPGGQYETYYSSHPAASFAAQVWTNNAWAAALCLILGVFLGLPVLWILFQNMLNLGVGIGLMSSAGRLDTFLGLVLPHGLLELTAVFVAAGTGLRLGWTLIDPGPRTRRSALAEEGRAALGMAIGLALVLFVSGAIEGFVTPSGLPTWARIIIGVLAELVFLVYVYVVGGRAAREGETGDVEQAERSASVPTAA, encoded by the coding sequence ATGGACCTCGACGTCTTCGTCACCGCCCACCGCGCGGAGTGGGACCGCCTCGACACCCTGCTCGGCCGGCAACGCCGCCTCACGGGTGCCGAAGCCGACGAACTCGTCGTCCTCTACCAGCGCGCGGCCACCCATCTGTCCCTGATCCAGTCCAGCGCCCCCGACCCCCAGCTCACCGGACGCCTCAGCCAGCTCGTGGCCCGCGCGCGCAGCGCGGTGACCGGCACCCGGCGCGCGTCATGGCGCGACGTGACCCGCTTCTTCGCCCACAGCTTCCCCGCCGCGGTCTACCGCTCCCGCCACTGGTGGATGCCGACCGCGCTCCTGTCCACGCTGGTGGCGGCCCTCCTGGGCTGGTGGATCGGCACCCACCCGGAAGTGCAGGCCACCATCGCGGCGCCCAGCGAACTGCGCGAGCTCACCCGCCCCGGCGGCCAGTACGAGACGTACTACTCCAGCCACCCGGCGGCGTCGTTCGCGGCCCAGGTATGGACGAACAACGCGTGGGCGGCCGCGCTCTGCCTGATCCTCGGTGTCTTCCTCGGCCTGCCCGTCCTTTGGATCCTCTTCCAGAACATGCTCAACCTCGGCGTCGGCATCGGCCTGATGTCATCGGCGGGACGCCTGGACACCTTCCTCGGCCTGGTCCTGCCGCACGGCCTGCTCGAACTGACGGCGGTCTTCGTGGCCGCCGGCACCGGCCTCCGCCTCGGCTGGACCCTGATCGACCCGGGCCCCCGCACCCGACGCTCCGCCCTGGCGGAGGAGGGCCGCGCCGCGCTCGGCATGGCGATAGGACTGGCGCTGGTCCTTTTCGTGTCCGGCGCCATCGAAGGCTTCGTGACCCCTTCGGGCCTGCCCACCTGGGCCCGCATCATCATCGGCGTCCTCGCCGAACTGGTCTTCCTCGTCTACGTCTATGTCGTCGGCGGACGCGCCGCGCGTGAAGGCGAGACGGGTGATGTCGAGCAGGCCGAGCGCAGCGCGTCCGTGCCGACGGCCGCTTGA
- a CDS encoding phosphomannomutase/phosphoglucomutase, which yields MAADLSQIVKAYDVRGVVPDQWDEPLAELFGAAFARVTGASAIVIGHDMRPSSPGLSGAFARGAARLGVDVTEIGLCSTDQLYYASGALDLPGAMFTASHNPAQYNGIKMCRAGAAPVGQDTGLADIRALVEEWTASGAPAPAATTGSITRRDTLDDYAAHLRSLVDLTSIRPLKVVVDAGNGMGGHTVPTVFAGLPLDVVPMYFELDGTFPNHEANPLDPANIVDLQKRVREEGADLGIAFDGDADRCFVVDERGEPVSPSAVTALVAARELARYGGQGTVIHNLITSWSVPEVVREHGGTPVRTRVGHSFIKAEMATSGAIFGGEHSAHYYFKDFWNADTGMLAALHVLAALGGQDGTLSRLVAQYDRYAGSGEINSTVADQAGRLAAIRAAYEGRDGVTLDELDGLTVTSADWWFNVRPSNTEPLLRLNAEARDEATMAKVRDEALAIIRA from the coding sequence GTGGCTGCTGATCTGTCGCAGATCGTCAAGGCGTACGACGTGCGCGGAGTGGTCCCGGACCAGTGGGACGAGCCGCTGGCCGAGCTGTTCGGCGCGGCCTTCGCCCGGGTGACCGGCGCGAGCGCGATCGTGATCGGCCACGACATGCGGCCCTCGTCCCCGGGTCTGTCGGGCGCCTTCGCGCGCGGGGCGGCCCGGCTCGGCGTGGACGTCACCGAGATCGGCCTGTGCTCCACCGACCAGCTGTACTACGCGTCGGGCGCCCTGGACCTGCCCGGCGCCATGTTCACGGCCTCGCACAACCCGGCGCAGTACAACGGCATCAAGATGTGCCGCGCCGGCGCCGCCCCCGTCGGCCAGGACACCGGCCTCGCCGACATCCGCGCCCTGGTCGAGGAGTGGACCGCGTCCGGCGCCCCGGCCCCGGCCGCCACGACCGGCTCCATCACCCGGCGCGACACCCTGGACGACTACGCGGCGCATCTGCGCTCCCTCGTCGACCTCACCTCGATCCGCCCCCTGAAGGTCGTCGTCGACGCGGGCAACGGCATGGGCGGCCACACCGTCCCGACCGTGTTCGCGGGGCTCCCGCTGGACGTCGTCCCGATGTACTTCGAGCTGGACGGCACCTTCCCGAACCACGAGGCCAACCCGCTGGACCCGGCGAACATCGTGGACCTGCAGAAGCGGGTCCGCGAGGAGGGCGCCGACCTCGGCATCGCCTTCGACGGCGACGCGGACCGCTGCTTCGTCGTCGACGAGCGCGGCGAGCCCGTCTCGCCGTCCGCCGTCACCGCCCTGGTCGCCGCCCGCGAACTCGCCCGCTACGGCGGGCAGGGCACCGTCATCCACAACCTGATCACCTCGTGGTCCGTCCCCGAGGTCGTCCGGGAGCACGGCGGCACCCCCGTGCGCACCCGCGTCGGGCACTCCTTCATCAAGGCCGAGATGGCGACGTCCGGGGCGATCTTCGGCGGCGAGCACTCCGCGCACTACTACTTCAAGGACTTCTGGAACGCCGACACCGGCATGCTGGCCGCCCTGCACGTCCTCGCGGCGCTCGGCGGCCAGGACGGCACCCTGTCCCGGCTGGTCGCCCAGTACGACCGCTACGCCGGCTCCGGCGAGATCAACTCCACGGTCGCCGACCAGGCCGGCCGCCTCGCCGCGATCCGCGCCGCCTACGAGGGCCGGGACGGCGTCACCTTGGACGAGCTCGACGGCCTCACGGTGACGTCCGCCGACTGGTGGTTCAACGTCCGCCCGTCCAACACCGAGCCCCTCCTGCGGCTCAACGCCGAGGCCCGCGACGAGGCCACGATGGCGAAGGTGCGGGACGAGGCCCTGGCCATCATCAGAGCCTGA
- a CDS encoding Trm112 family protein, whose amino-acid sequence MPLEAGLLEILACPACHAPLEEQDTELVCTGQDCGLAYPVRDGIPVLLVDEARRPA is encoded by the coding sequence ATGCCGCTGGAAGCCGGCCTCCTGGAGATCCTCGCCTGCCCGGCCTGCCACGCCCCTCTGGAGGAGCAGGACACCGAGCTGGTCTGCACCGGTCAGGACTGCGGCCTGGCGTACCCCGTCCGCGACGGCATCCCCGTCCTCCTCGTGGACGAGGCCCGCCGCCCCGCCTAG
- a CDS encoding cation diffusion facilitator family transporter: MSASGGTKAIVAALAANLAIAVSKFVAFLFSGSSSMLAESVHSLADSGNQALLLVGGKKAQREATPQHPFGYGRERYIYAFLVSIILFSVGGMFALYEGYEKIKHPHEIDHWYWPVGVLVFAIIAESFSFRTAIKESNTLRGKKSWKEFIRHAKAPELPVVLLEDLGALVGLILALGGVGLALLTGDGVWDGVGTICIGVLLVLIAVVLAIETKSLLLGESAGTEETKRIEAAIVDGDTVTGIIHMRTLHLGPEELLVAAKIAVQHDDTAAEIAGAINAAEGRIRDAVPIARVIYLEPDIYSEAEAAKGADPEATPGGPTQHDPAH, encoded by the coding sequence ATGAGCGCGTCAGGCGGGACCAAGGCGATCGTGGCGGCACTCGCCGCCAACCTCGCAATCGCGGTATCGAAGTTCGTGGCGTTCCTGTTCAGCGGCTCGTCCTCGATGCTCGCCGAATCGGTGCACTCGCTCGCCGACTCCGGCAACCAGGCCCTGCTGCTGGTCGGCGGCAAGAAGGCCCAACGCGAGGCGACCCCGCAACACCCCTTCGGCTACGGCCGCGAGCGCTACATCTACGCCTTCCTCGTCTCGATCATCCTGTTCTCGGTCGGCGGCATGTTCGCCCTCTACGAGGGCTACGAGAAGATCAAGCACCCCCACGAGATCGACCACTGGTACTGGCCGGTCGGCGTCCTCGTCTTCGCGATCATCGCCGAGAGCTTCTCCTTCCGGACCGCCATCAAGGAGTCCAACACCCTGCGCGGCAAGAAGTCCTGGAAGGAGTTCATCCGCCACGCCAAGGCCCCGGAGCTGCCCGTCGTCCTCCTCGAGGACCTCGGCGCGCTGGTCGGTCTGATCCTGGCCCTCGGCGGCGTCGGCCTCGCCCTGCTCACCGGCGACGGCGTCTGGGACGGCGTCGGCACCATCTGCATCGGCGTCCTGCTCGTCCTGATCGCGGTCGTCCTCGCCATCGAGACGAAGTCGCTGCTGCTCGGCGAGTCCGCAGGCACCGAGGAGACCAAGCGGATCGAGGCCGCGATCGTCGACGGCGACACCGTCACCGGCATCATCCACATGCGTACGCTCCACCTCGGCCCCGAGGAGCTGCTCGTCGCCGCCAAGATCGCCGTCCAGCACGACGACACGGCCGCCGAGATCGCCGGCGCGATCAACGCCGCCGAGGGCCGCATCCGCGACGCCGTGCCGATCGCCCGTGTGATCTACCTCGAGCCCGACATCTACAGCGAGGCCGAGGCGGCCAAGGGCGCCGACCCCGAGGCCACCCCGGGCGGCCCCACCCAGCACGACCCCGCCCACTGA